A stretch of DNA from Fibrobacter sp. UWB11:
CACACCAACATATTCCATAGGAACATCTATTTCATAATTGGCATAGCAGGCACCACATTTAAACACTTCTTGACCAACAACATGTTTTGTCGAATCTGTTAAATAAATAATAGTATCTTGGGGATATTCATAGTAGTCTATGGAAACTAGCAACGTATCTTCCAACTTTTCAAGAGATATATTCGATATTTTTCCATAATACCAACAAATTGCACGCATTTTTTCTTTCAATACAGCAGAACCGTCCTCATTCATATACAAATAAACAGAATCATTTACAGATGCAGTCTTTTTTAATGCGTCTCCATTGCCGCCACACGAGCCTTCACTTGCAACAAAAGAGACTGAATCTAGTTTAGCCACTGTTGAAATATTTGGGGCAATCACCTGCAAATTATTGGAATCGGAGTCATTGGAGCAGGCGGCAAAAAGGCCAATGGACATCACAAGGCTCACAAATGGAACAAATATTTTTTTCATCATAATTGACCTCTTTGTTTTTCTAGAAATAAAATTAACAGAAAAAAGATTCTTTGAAAAGTATAAAAGCACACGTATTTTTTCTTTTTCTTCAATTTTTCCGTCATTTTCTTTCAATTCTTTTCTCAAGTGAATAGAATACGACAAAAAGGATTGGCGACGGTAGGCAAAAGGGGCTGCCAGGCAGTCCCTTTTATAAACGTGTTACTACACCAAAGAAGATTCGCAAGCTACTTACTGTTGTAGGTCGCCCGAGAATCCCGAAGTTTAAGAACCTTACTTTCGGGAAGGTGCGAGTACTTGACAATTTTTTCAATCGGTTCATTGTCGGCGAGCATGTCAAGAGCCACCGCAGTACGTTCATCGTCACGACCTTCAACGCGGCCTTCTACACGCCCTTCTGCAAGGCCCTCGGCTCGGGCATTTTTCTTTTCAACATAGAGTTCATAATTGTGGTCGCTCATTTTCATAGCCTCGCTTACAAGAAAGTCCTCTGTAAAGATACTCAATTTAGCCTTTTCCTGCAATAGGGCATATTGCGAGCCCTTAGGAACATCAACAAGGCTTTCATTGTTCAGCCCATCGAACACGCGAAGCCACAACGCAAGCCTACTGTTGTCCTGTTCGTATTTGCGTTTGAGAAATTTGGGAATTTCAACAAGCGTTATCGTTTCCTTGTCGTAAAACAGCTCATTATCCTGATTCTTAAGTTGAATACAGTGTCTGTAATTGCGCGACTCGGGGAATCCGTCAAACATCTGAAGGCTAATGACATTCAAGTTGCGAAGTTTGTAATCATCGCCCTTAATACGACTTGCAATTATATGCTTTGCAGCATAAAGAACCAGACGGCTATTAAAAGATTCATGTTCGACATGCTGAACTTCGAGCACAATACGATCCTGACGCTGGTCGAGCGCTACAACATCCGAGGTAATGCTCTTGCCAAACGCACTTGGAAGAGCGGGATTTACAAAAGAGACCTGTTCAATGCAATCACCGCCATCAAGCTTAAGCACAGCATTGAGGAAATCCACGGTAATCGACTCGTTTTCAGGTGTTCCGAAAAGTAATTTGAAGATATTGTCATTATAAACATATACATATTTGTAGAGTTTATTGTATTTGGCAATACATGCGGAGACATCGCCTCCATTCTTGTACGTTTCGCTGATATCTTTGAGCATTTCAGCATATTGCGTTTTATTCATCAATGTTCCTTTGCCGCAAGCGGCTAAATTTGCATAAGCGGGGGGTGCTACCATGTAAAAAAGGCAACAGACAAAAACCCCGCCATACGGCAGTTTAATTTTACAGTTTCTCTGCAACTACAGAGAGAATATTTAGCGCAGTGTATTTAGCACTTTGTTCCAAAGTCTAGACATGCAAATTCTGACCTTGGTTAGCGGGGCATTCATGTCCACGAATTAATATACACTATTCAAAAAGCGCGGTAAAGGGGACCTCTTGTCGGCGGAAAATACGCAAAAAAAAACAAAGCCCTCGCCTTTTAGCGAGAGCTTTGTTAAATGGTGATTCCGGCACGTCCCCATCAAGCGAGGACAGGTAGGCCGGAATGACAGTCCAAGCAAGAATTACTTCTTCAAGAACTCATTGATGCCTGCAGCAGCACGACGACCTTCGCCCATGGCGAGGATCACGGTTGCAGCGCCGAGCACGATGTCGCCACCTGCATAGACCTTTTCCATAAAGGTCTTGTTGGCGGTTGCATCTTCGAGAAGGATGTGACCCTTCTTGTCGACGGAGAGTTCCGGAGTGGTGTTGCTGATAAGCGGGTTGGAACCGTTACCGATTGCAACGAGCACGGTGTCGCATTCGATTTCGAAGCTTGCGCCTTCGACCTTGACCGGACGCGGACGGCCCTTTTCGTCGGGTTCGCCGAGTTCGTACTTGTCGACGAGCATGCCGCGGACGTGACCGGCTTCATCGCCAAGAATCTTGGCCGGGTTCTGCAAGACGCAGAATTCGACACCTTCTTCCTGAGCGTGGAGAACTTCTTCCTTACGGGCCGGAAGTTCGTTCATGCTACGACGGTAAATGATACGGACCTTTTCTGCACCGAGGCGGAGAGCCATACGGGCAGCGTCCATAGCGACGTTACCACCACCGAGGACGACAACGTTCTTGCCCGGCCACATCGGCGTATCGGCATTTTCCTTGTCGTAGGCGCGCATGAGGTTTGCACGGGTGAGGTATTCGTTAGCAGCGAACACACCGACGAGGTTTTCACCTTCGATGTTCATGAACAACGGAAGACCAGCACCGGTACCAACGAACACAGCGTCAAAGCCATCCTTTTCGATGAGGTCCTTGAGCTTGCGAGTACGGCCAATCACAAAGTTCGTTTCAAACTTCACGCCCATAGCGGCGAGAGATTCAATTTCCTTGTCCACAATCTTCTTCGGAAGACGGAATTCAGGAATACCATAGCGGACCACGCCACCGAGCTTGTGGAAAGCTTCGAAGATGGTCACGTCGTGGCCTTCGCGGCGAACGTCAGCAGCGACGACCAAGCCGGCAGGACCGGAACCGATCACAGCCACCTTCTTGCCCGTTGCAGGCTTAACAGCCGGAACGGAAGCACCACCGTTGTTGCGTTCATAGTCAGCAGCAAAGCGTTCCAAGCGACCGATTGCGACAGCCTGGTTCACATCCTTGTGCATCTTGCCCATCGTGCAGTTCATCTGGCACTGACGTTCCTGCGGGCAAACACGACCGCAGATAGCCGGGAGCAAGCTGGTTTCCTTAATCTTGGCGATAGCGGCCTTGAAGTCGCCTTCGGCAATCTTTGCGATGAAGGCCGGAATGTCGATGTGTACCGGGCAGCTTTCGACGCAGAACGGCTTCTTGCAGTTAAGGCAGCGGTTAGCTTCGACGATAGCCTGAGCTTCGGTATAACCCTGAGCCACTTCTTCCATCACGCGTGCGCGATAGGACGGTTCGAGCTGCGGCATCGGCTGAGCCGGGATAGCAGTCTTGTCCTTCGGCTTCAAGGGCTTCGGAAGGGCATTAATCTTTTCAAGTTCCACCTTGGCGGCGGCGTCCAACTGTTCACGAGTCAAATGTTCAGACATTACTTGCTCTCCTTGGCCTTTGCGTCAGCCATCTTGTCAATGTTGCACTTGTGGCCATCGTTTGCACCGAAGCGGTGCAGAGATTCCTGTTCCTGGGGCTTGAATGCACCCATACGCTGGAGCATGTTGTTCCAGTCGACTTCGTGGCCGTCGAATTCCGGGCCATCGACGCAGACGAACTTCGTCTTGCCGCCGATAGTGACGCGGCAACCACCGCACATGCCCGTACCGTCGACCATGATGCTGTTGAGGCTAACGACAGTCTTCACACCATACGGCTTGGTGGTGAGAGCGCAGAACTTCATCATAATCGGAGGACCGATAGCGATGACCATGTCCGGCTTGCCCTTAGTGTCTTCGCAAAGTTCCTTAAGCGGTTCAGTCACGAGACCCTTGCGGCCATAAGAACCGTCGTCGGTCATGAAAATGATGTTGTCAGCAAGAGCGGTCATTTCTTCCTTCATGAGGAAGAGGCTTTCGTTGCGAGCACCCATGATGATAGTCACCTTGTTGCCTGCAGCCTTGAGAGCCTGAACGATCGGGTGCATCGGGGCAATACCGACACCACCGCAAACGCAGACCACGTGACCAAAGTTGTCGATATGGGTCGGAGAACCGAGCGGGCCAACCAAGACCGGGATATCGTCACCGACTTCGAACTTGGAGAGTTCGGTCGTCGTCTTGCCAACCGTCTGGAAAATGAGGGTGATAGAACCTTCTTCAGTATCGGCATCGGCGATGGTGAGCGGAACGCGTTCACCATTGTCCTTGTTCGTCTGGAGGATGATAAATTGTCCTGCCTTACGTTCTTGCGCGATCAGCGGGGCGTGGACGCGGAATTGGAATACCGCGGGAGATAACTGCTTTTTAAAGAGAATTTTTGCCATAATGCGAGGCAATATAGAAATTTTTTTTGACCACTGATAGTAAAATTATATGAATGAAAGGTAGCAAAAGCCCCGTTTTCGCAAACGCCCGATAATTCCAACCGATGCTATAGGTTTTACCAATAATTAATGTATATTTAGGTTCAAAGGAGTCATGAATCATGAGAGTATCAACGAAAGGTCGATACGCTATTCGCGTTATTATTGATATGGCAGAAAACGGAGAATCCGAATTCCACTCACTGCACAATCTGGCGGAACGTCAGGGACTTTCTGAAAAATATCTCGAAGCGATTCTTGGAACACTCGTGAAAAACAATGTGCTCGAAGGTGCCCGCGGCAAAGGCGGCGGCTACAAGCTCGCAAAGCCGGCTGCTGAGCTCACGGTCTGGGAAATCCTGAACGTCATCGAGACTTCCATTAGCCCGGTAGAATGTGTTGCTGACGGGAAAAACGGTTGCGACCGTGCAGACGTCTGCCCGACACTCCCGATGTGGAAGGACTTGGCGAAAATCATCAAGGATTACTTCACGGGAATTACCATCAGCCAGCTAG
This window harbors:
- a CDS encoding Rpn family recombination-promoting nuclease/putative transposase; protein product: MNKTQYAEMLKDISETYKNGGDVSACIAKYNKLYKYVYVYNDNIFKLLFGTPENESITVDFLNAVLKLDGGDCIEQVSFVNPALPSAFGKSITSDVVALDQRQDRIVLEVQHVEHESFNSRLVLYAAKHIIASRIKGDDYKLRNLNVISLQMFDGFPESRNYRHCIQLKNQDNELFYDKETITLVEIPKFLKRKYEQDNSRLALWLRVFDGLNNESLVDVPKGSQYALLQEKAKLSIFTEDFLVSEAMKMSDHNYELYVEKKNARAEGLAEGRVEGRVEGRDDERTAVALDMLADNEPIEKIVKYSHLPESKVLKLRDSRATYNSK
- a CDS encoding sulfide/dihydroorotate dehydrogenase-like FAD/NAD-binding protein, which codes for MAKILFKKQLSPAVFQFRVHAPLIAQERKAGQFIILQTNKDNGERVPLTIADADTEEGSITLIFQTVGKTTTELSKFEVGDDIPVLVGPLGSPTHIDNFGHVVCVCGGVGIAPMHPIVQALKAAGNKVTIIMGARNESLFLMKEEMTALADNIIFMTDDGSYGRKGLVTEPLKELCEDTKGKPDMVIAIGPPIMMKFCALTTKPYGVKTVVSLNSIMVDGTGMCGGCRVTIGGKTKFVCVDGPEFDGHEVDWNNMLQRMGAFKPQEQESLHRFGANDGHKCNIDKMADAKAKESK
- a CDS encoding Rrf2 family transcriptional regulator, which gives rise to MRVSTKGRYAIRVIIDMAENGESEFHSLHNLAERQGLSEKYLEAILGTLVKNNVLEGARGKGGGYKLAKPAAELTVWEILNVIETSISPVECVADGKNGCDRADVCPTLPMWKDLAKIIKDYFTGITISQLVKQKPTKTK
- the gltA gene encoding NADPH-dependent glutamate synthase, which produces MSEHLTREQLDAAAKVELEKINALPKPLKPKDKTAIPAQPMPQLEPSYRARVMEEVAQGYTEAQAIVEANRCLNCKKPFCVESCPVHIDIPAFIAKIAEGDFKAAIAKIKETSLLPAICGRVCPQERQCQMNCTMGKMHKDVNQAVAIGRLERFAADYERNNGGASVPAVKPATGKKVAVIGSGPAGLVVAADVRREGHDVTIFEAFHKLGGVVRYGIPEFRLPKKIVDKEIESLAAMGVKFETNFVIGRTRKLKDLIEKDGFDAVFVGTGAGLPLFMNIEGENLVGVFAANEYLTRANLMRAYDKENADTPMWPGKNVVVLGGGNVAMDAARMALRLGAEKVRIIYRRSMNELPARKEEVLHAQEEGVEFCVLQNPAKILGDEAGHVRGMLVDKYELGEPDEKGRPRPVKVEGASFEIECDTVLVAIGNGSNPLISNTTPELSVDKKGHILLEDATANKTFMEKVYAGGDIVLGAATVILAMGEGRRAAAGINEFLKK